A segment of the Halovivax limisalsi genome:
GCGCGCGAATCGTCGTCGTCCAGCACATGCCGGGCGACTTCACCGATCGGTTCGCGGCCCGGCTCGATCAGGTGTCGGCCTATGACGTCTCCGAAGCGACCGCGGAGACGGCCGTGGCGCCGGGCGAATCGATCGTCGCCCCGGGCGGGAAGAATCTCGAGGTCCGCGACGACAGCGACGGAACCCTCGTCGTCGCCCCGACCCACGCCGACCGGCGCGACGGCGCTCGCCCGTCGGTCGACGCGGCGATGGAATCCGCGGCGGCCGCCTGTTCGTCGCCGCTGCTGGGCGTCGTTCTCTCCGGGATGGGGCGAGACGGCGCCCGCGGCGTCGAGGCGATCAGCGACGCCGGCGGGACGACGTTCGCGCAGGACGAGCGCACGGCGGCGGTGTTCGGGATGCCGCGACGGGCGATCGAGACGGACGCCGTCGACGCCGTCGTCCCGATCGATCGGCTGGCTCGCCGCATCGTGGGGGCCGTCGCCGGGCCGACGGACGACGCGATCGGAGGTGTCGAGACAAATGGATGAGTACGTTCGGGAGTTCGTCGAAGAGGCAGACGAAGCGATCACGGAACTAAACACGCTCCTGCTCGAACTGGAGCGCTCGCCGTCTGACGAGGCCGTTCTCGAGGAGATATTTCGGACGGCGCACACCCTGAAGGGCAACGCCGGAGCGATCGGGCTCGATCGAGTCAGCGATCTGGCCCACGCGTTCGAGGACCTGCTCGACGCGATTCGGGCCGGAACGGTCGAGGTCACGCCCTCGCTGATGGACACGATCTTCGAGACGGTCGACGCGCTCGAAGCGATGATCGAGGAGGTCGCTCGAACCGGTGCGATCGAAACGGACCCGGAACCGATGGTCCGTCGGCTTCGAGACCCTCTCGCTGCTGGGACCCGAACGCTCGAGGAGCCGACGGACGAGGCGGTCGACGCGATCCTCGCTCGGTTCGACCCGCCAACCCACCCGGACCACGAGGCGTATCTCGCCCGGATGCGGATCGCCGAGTCGGACCGGTTGAACAACGGGCTTGTCGTCGTGGAGGCGCTGATCGACGCGTTCGACCTGATCGGCACCGACCCCTCCCGGACGGCTATCGAGAACGACGGGTACGGCGACCGGATCGACGCCGTCTTCGCGACCGCCGTCGGAACGTCCGCGATCCGGGCGGCGCTGGAACCGGTCGACGCGGTCGAATCGTTCACTATCACGCGCGTGACCGACCGGTTCGAGGCGGCGGGGACCGGATCGACCGTCGAGGACGATCTCGCCGCGATCGATCTCTCGTCGGACGAGGCCAACGCGCTCTCGGTCGACGAGTTGCTCGACGAATTTTCCGAACTCGACGATATCGACGCGCTCGCCGAGACGATCGACGATGCGAGCGAGTTCGACGACATCGACGACGCCGGTTCGTTCGACGATCTGTTCGACTCGGAGTCGACTGACGCGGCGGCCGATACGGAACCGGCGTCGTCGACGGAGAGCACGTCCGAGACGGAGGATGTGGAGGACGCCAACGCCGTCTTCTCGGAACTGCAGGACGAAGTCGAGATGGTCGGCTTCGACGAACTCCAGGCCGAACTCGAGGAGCTCGAATTCGACGAGTTCGACGAGGAAGAGATCGGCATGGACGAACTCCTCGGTGACGACGTCGACCCCGACGACCCGACCTTCCTCGATATCGAGAGCGACGAGGAGGCGGCGGGCGCCGACGATTCGGGCGAGGACGTAGCCGCGACGTCGTGGGAGACGGCCGCCGAAACGGACGAAGCCACGATCGGCGCAAACGCGGACCCGTCGGTGGACGCGGGCGACGGTTCGGCGGCCGACGACGCGGCCGACGTGACGGTAGAGACGGATGCGGAGGCCGCGACGGCCCACGACTCGGAGGCGGCGACGGTCGTCGACGACGCGGCTGACGCGGATGGCGAATCGGCGACCCCAGACGAATCCGAGGTCGACTGGGAACCGGATCCGGCGGCCGACTGGGAACCGGACTCGGAGCCCGAGAGCGCCTCGGCCGACGACGCATCCCGACCGGCAACGGCGGGAGAGTCGACCCGGGCGGATTCCTCCGAGACGGAACCGACCCGGGCCGACGCGCCCGCCGAGGGCCAACCGGACTGGATCGCCGAAATCGGGCCCGACGCGGCGGCCGCGGACGACGCTCCGTCGTCTTCGGTGGACCAAGCGGGCGCCGCCGATCGGTCGAGTACCGATCCAGACGCGGCGGCGACGGGTTCGGCGGTCGACGAACCGGAATCGCCCGCGGGTGAGGCCGATCCCGACGAGTTCGCCGACGCGCTCTTCGGCGGCCCGCCGTCGGACGCCGACGAAACCGAGGATGACGGCTCGGCCGACGACGAACCGGCTGACCGGGGTGTCGAACCGACTGCGCCGGGGGAGTCCGAGCGCGAAGAGTCCGCCGAGGCCCCAGCGGCCGAGGGCGTCACCGACGAAGCGGCGACAGTATCGTCGGAACGGCCGGACGAGTCGCCGGAGGGAGCCGAATCGCCGGACGAGTCGCCGGAGGGAGCTGAATCGCCGATCGAAGAATCGGATTCGGTCGACTCGGCGGCTGCCGAATCGGACCCTGCGCCCACGGAGTCGGCCGGTGTGGACGGTCACGAATCGGCGGTCGACGAACCAGACGAACCCGAACCGACGGCCGATGCCGACCCGGACGGCGGCGGGTTCGAGGCCGCTGCGGGTGCGGATTCCGACGCCGACGACGTCTTCGACCCGACCGACATTCCGGATCCGTCGTCGATCGGGGCCGACGTGGACGTCGATGCGGATGCGGCCGATGACGTCGAGCCGGATTCGGCCGATGACGTCGCGGCGCCGGCCGACGCCTTCGACCCGTCGGCTGACCTCGGCGACGTCTCGTTCGATCCGGACGCGGACGCAGCCGGATCGGCGACCGGCGAACCGGATGCTGGCGTCGACGACTGGGGCGAGGAACCGTCACCCTGGGACGCAGACGCGGACGACGCGGCCGCGTTTTCCGCGGTCGGGACGGGGGCAGAATCGGCCGAATTCGACGACGAGTTCGGCGTGGACGAGTCCGGCGCCGACGCGTTCGTCGAATTCGACGAAGACGACGCGTCGTTCGCGGACCCGGCCGACGATGCAGACGCGTCGGCGGACGGGGACGATCCCGAGGATCCGGTTCTCGCGAAACTCGACGCGATGGAGATCCCGGACATCACCATCCCCGAACGCGCCGAGGTCGACGCCGAGTCCGCGGTCGAAGACGGGGCGCAGTCGGTCCGCGTCGATCGCGAGTCCATCGATTCCCTGCTCCAACTGGTCGAGGGACTCGTCACCTCGCGGGTGCGATTGCGATCCGCGGTCGACGATCGGGCCCCCTACGAGGAACTCGATCGCGAACTCGACGACCTCGAAGAGATCACCACGGAACTCCAGGAGACGGTGATGGACGTCCGACTCGTCCCGCTCGAGACGGTGACGAACCGGCTGCCGCGCCTCGTCCGAGACCTGGCTCGGGAACAGGAGAAGCAGATCGACCTCGAGCGCGAAAACGACGGCGTCGAACTCGACCGGCGGCTGCTCGACGAGATCGGCGATCCGCTCATCCACCTCGTTAGAAACGCGGTGGATCACGGGATCGAACCGCCCGAGGAACGCGAGGACGCCGGGAAGCCGCCGGAGGGGACGATCACGATCGATGCCGACCGGGTGCGCGATCGAGTCACGATCACGGTGGCCGACGACGGGCGCGGCCTCGACGCGGATCGCATTCGAGAGGAGGCGGTCGAGGCCGGCGTCGTCACCGAAACGGAGGCCGCCGAACTCGAGGAGTCGGCGGTCTACGACCTGGTGTTCCACCCCGGGCTCTCGACGGCCAGCGAGGTAACCGACGTCAGCGGTCGCGGCGTCGGGATGGACGTGGTCCGGCGGACCATGGAGACGCTCAACGGGAGCGTCTCGATCGAGAGCGAGCCGGGCGAGGGGACGACGGTGACGATGACGCTGCCGGTGAGCGTGGCCATCGACGACGTCCTCTTCGTCGAGAGCGGCGGCGAGCAGTTCGGCCTGCCGGTCGACGTCGTCAGGGACGTCGCGGACGGCCGGTTCGTCACCGAGACCGACGAGGGGCGGGTGTTCGACGACGGCGACGACCCGCTGCCGGTCATCGAACTCGACGACGCCCTCGACGCACCGGGACCCGGTGACGATCGCGACGGAATGGTCGTCCGGGTCCGCGACGACGTTCGATCGGTGGCGCTGCACTGCGAGACGGTCCACGGGCGTCGGGAAGTCGTCGTCAACCCGTTCGAGGGGTTCATGCGCGACGTGCCAGGCGTCGGCGGGGCGACCGTCCGCGGCCGGGGCGAGGTGGTTACGATTCTCGACGTGGCAACGTTATAATTATGACCGGTCCGAGACAACCAGAGAGGAACGACAGATCATGACGCTGAAAGTAGACATTCGAAAACTGAGCTTCATCAACGAGATGGCCAAGGTCGGAACGAACGGGGTCGCGGACAACCTGAGCAAGCTCACCGGCGAGGACGCCCGGATGGAGGTCACGAAGACGAACTTCATCGACGTCGACGACATCCAGTCCCAGCTCGACGCCGGGAAGCGCGTCGGCGTCCGCGTCCGACTGCTCGACGAACCGCACGGCCACATCCTGGTCCTCTTTCCGGAGTCGAGCGCGAAGAAGATCACGGCGCTCATGCTCAGAGACGTCGTCGACGACATGGGCAACGTCTCCGGAAAGATGGCCCGCAGCGCCGTCGAGGAGATGGGCAACATGATGGCGTCGGGCTTCATCGATGGCTGGGCGGACGTCCTGGGTCGGGCGATCGACACGGCCGCGCCGCAACTCGTCTACGCGCCGGCGGGCGACATCGTCGTCCGCACGGCCGGGCTCGGCGGCGACGACCTGGCGCTGTTCTTCGACTCGAACCTGACAGTCCCGAGCTACCAGATCGAGGCGGAGATCTACGCCTTCCCCGACCTCGAGGAGTTCGTCTCGATGGTCAACGAGATCGAACCACAGCCCGCATGAAACTGGACGTCAACGCCCTCGGCACGTTCTACCGGATGGCCCGCGAGGGCGCCGGCCTCGCGGCCGGCCGACTCACCGGCATGACCGGCGTCGACACGCAGGTCGGCGTAACGAAACTCAACTTCATGCGCGGCGACGAGATCCGCCACGACTTCGAGGACGGGACGAGCAAGGTTGGCATCCGGGTCGAACTCTCCGGCGGCATCGACGGCCACTCGGTCGTGGTCTTCGAGCGCGAGAGCGTCCAGACGATCCTCGAAGCGTTGCTCGCCGAGGCCGACACCGACGAGTTCGACGAACTGAGCCAGTCCGCGGCGACCGAAGTCGGACAGATCATGAACAACGGATTCATCGACGGCTGGGCCGACGTCTTAGAGACCGTCATCGACGTCTCGACCCCGGAGTTCGTCGAGGGCGAGACGGCCGAGCCGTTCTTCGGCGGGCTCGAGGCCGCGCCGGACTCGGACGATCTCGCGCTCGTCTTCCAGAGTCACATCGAGGCCGTCGGTCACGAGACCGGGTTCAGACACTACCTCTTTCCCGAACACGACTCGATGGCCCGCCTACTCGATCGGATCCGGACGAGCGACGGGATCGAGTACGACAAACTGGAAGGCTTCGATCGGATGGCCGAGCAGGGCGCCGAGGAGGTGGCGAAGACGGCGACGACGCTCACCGGAATCGAGACCAGCGTCGAGATCAGGCGCCTCAACTTCCTCTCGCTCGAGGCCATTCCGGCCGAAGTCGCCGACGAGCGCCTCGTCGGCGTCGCCTTCGAGTTCGACGGCACCCCGAGTGGCTACCTGCTCTTCCTGTTCGACGAGGACTCCGCCCACGAGATCGTCGACGCGATGGTCCCGACCGAGACCGACGGCGAGGGCGAGTTCGACGAGATGGGTCGGAGCGCGATCACGGAACTTGGAAACATCATGGCGAGTGGATTTTTAGACGGCTGGGCGAACGTCCTCGATACGACGATCGACCACTCCACGCCGGAGTTCATCCACGACATCGGTGCCGCGGCCGTCGATCCCGTCGTCGTCCGGCTCGGCGAATCCCAGGACTACGCGTTCGTCTTCGACACGAAGGTCGTCGCCGACGGCCGCGAGTTCGACTGCGAGGTGTACGCGATCCCCGACGAGGACGATCTCGAACGCGCGCTGAACGCCCTCGAGGTCGATCGAATCGACGAAACGCCGACGACCGCCGAGTTCGCGGACATCGAAGGCACATGAAAACGTACGGAACCGAACCCGGCGCGCCGGAACCGGTTCAGGTCGGCATCTCCGACCTCGCCGTCTCCGAGGGCGACGACACGCTGAAATCCTACGGGCTGGGGTCGTGTCTCGCGATCGCGCTGTACGATCCGGAGACGGGGATCGGCGGCCTGGCGCACACGATGTTGCCCGACGGCGACGCGGCCGACAACAGCGACGTCAAACCCGGCAAGTACGCCGACACGGCCATCCGCGCGCTCCTCCGCCGGATGGTCGAGCGAGGCGCGACCTACACCGACGTCGAGGCGAAGATCGCCGGCGGTGCGGACATGTTCGAGTTTCAGAGCTTCGGCGACGGCGTCGGCCGGCGCAACACGGCGGCGGCCAGGGCCGAACTCGAGAAGCTCGGCGTCCCGCTCGTCTCGGAGGACGTCGGCGGCAGTTTCGGCCGGACGGTCGAGTTCACCCCGGGGACGGGCGTCCTGCGCATCAAGCGCGCGGACGGCGACCACGGAGTGTCCGAGTTGTGAGCGACGAGGCGTTCGACGCGATTTGTTCGTTCGTCGAATCCGACCTCGGATTCGCGACGAGTCACTACAACGATAGCTATCTCGATCGCCGCATCT
Coding sequences within it:
- a CDS encoding chemotaxis protein CheA: MDEYVREFVEEADEAITELNTLLLELERSPSDEAVLEEIFRTAHTLKGNAGAIGLDRVSDLAHAFEDLLDAIRAGTVEVTPSLMDTIFETVDALEAMIEEVARTGAIETDPEPMVRRLRDPLAAGTRTLEEPTDEAVDAILARFDPPTHPDHEAYLARMRIAESDRLNNGLVVVEALIDAFDLIGTDPSRTAIENDGYGDRIDAVFATAVGTSAIRAALEPVDAVESFTITRVTDRFEAAGTGSTVEDDLAAIDLSSDEANALSVDELLDEFSELDDIDALAETIDDASEFDDIDDAGSFDDLFDSESTDAAADTEPASSTESTSETEDVEDANAVFSELQDEVEMVGFDELQAELEELEFDEFDEEEIGMDELLGDDVDPDDPTFLDIESDEEAAGADDSGEDVAATSWETAAETDEATIGANADPSVDAGDGSAADDAADVTVETDAEAATAHDSEAATVVDDAADADGESATPDESEVDWEPDPAADWEPDSEPESASADDASRPATAGESTRADSSETEPTRADAPAEGQPDWIAEIGPDAAAADDAPSSSVDQAGAADRSSTDPDAAATGSAVDEPESPAGEADPDEFADALFGGPPSDADETEDDGSADDEPADRGVEPTAPGESEREESAEAPAAEGVTDEAATVSSERPDESPEGAESPDESPEGAESPIEESDSVDSAAAESDPAPTESAGVDGHESAVDEPDEPEPTADADPDGGGFEAAAGADSDADDVFDPTDIPDPSSIGADVDVDADAADDVEPDSADDVAAPADAFDPSADLGDVSFDPDADAAGSATGEPDAGVDDWGEEPSPWDADADDAAAFSAVGTGAESAEFDDEFGVDESGADAFVEFDEDDASFADPADDADASADGDDPEDPVLAKLDAMEIPDITIPERAEVDAESAVEDGAQSVRVDRESIDSLLQLVEGLVTSRVRLRSAVDDRAPYEELDRELDDLEEITTELQETVMDVRLVPLETVTNRLPRLVRDLAREQEKQIDLERENDGVELDRRLLDEIGDPLIHLVRNAVDHGIEPPEEREDAGKPPEGTITIDADRVRDRVTITVADDGRGLDADRIREEAVEAGVVTETEAAELEESAVYDLVFHPGLSTASEVTDVSGRGVGMDVVRRTMETLNGSVSIESEPGEGTTVTMTLPVSVAIDDVLFVESGGEQFGLPVDVVRDVADGRFVTETDEGRVFDDGDDPLPVIELDDALDAPGPGDDRDGMVVRVRDDVRSVALHCETVHGRREVVVNPFEGFMRDVPGVGGATVRGRGEVVTILDVATL
- a CDS encoding chemotaxis protein CheC, giving the protein MTLKVDIRKLSFINEMAKVGTNGVADNLSKLTGEDARMEVTKTNFIDVDDIQSQLDAGKRVGVRVRLLDEPHGHILVLFPESSAKKITALMLRDVVDDMGNVSGKMARSAVEEMGNMMASGFIDGWADVLGRAIDTAAPQLVYAPAGDIVVRTAGLGGDDLALFFDSNLTVPSYQIEAEIYAFPDLEEFVSMVNEIEPQPA
- a CDS encoding chemotaxis protein CheC, whose amino-acid sequence is MKLDVNALGTFYRMAREGAGLAAGRLTGMTGVDTQVGVTKLNFMRGDEIRHDFEDGTSKVGIRVELSGGIDGHSVVVFERESVQTILEALLAEADTDEFDELSQSAATEVGQIMNNGFIDGWADVLETVIDVSTPEFVEGETAEPFFGGLEAAPDSDDLALVFQSHIEAVGHETGFRHYLFPEHDSMARLLDRIRTSDGIEYDKLEGFDRMAEQGAEEVAKTATTLTGIETSVEIRRLNFLSLEAIPAEVADERLVGVAFEFDGTPSGYLLFLFDEDSAHEIVDAMVPTETDGEGEFDEMGRSAITELGNIMASGFLDGWANVLDTTIDHSTPEFIHDIGAAAVDPVVVRLGESQDYAFVFDTKVVADGREFDCEVYAIPDEDDLERALNALEVDRIDETPTTAEFADIEGT
- a CDS encoding chemotaxis protein CheD, producing MKTYGTEPGAPEPVQVGISDLAVSEGDDTLKSYGLGSCLAIALYDPETGIGGLAHTMLPDGDAADNSDVKPGKYADTAIRALLRRMVERGATYTDVEAKIAGGADMFEFQSFGDGVGRRNTAAARAELEKLGVPLVSEDVGGSFGRTVEFTPGTGVLRIKRADGDHGVSEL